One Labrus mixtus chromosome 12, fLabMix1.1, whole genome shotgun sequence DNA segment encodes these proteins:
- the LOC132984434 gene encoding adhesion G protein-coupled receptor F5-like isoform X2, whose amino-acid sequence MGLPKAAACVAVLLVIYYSLDNQEVMETKASYNHSRGKRQVSATQPSATTINVPMDFDLLLDLTIPVSILPLLRNSLNSISFPFTLNQSLQVLDIQFTTACFPNSTGGLQCTCEDQFAWPCDKCDVYGACSNVTGPTCECINGRPSDGEYCEPITSINPCPTPTPVITTTTAMMTTTKEPMDFDLLLDLTIPVSILPLLRNSLNSISFPFTLNQSLQVLDIQFTTACFPNSTGGLQCTCEDQFAWPCDKCDVYGACSNVTGPTCECINGRPSDGEYCEPITSINPCPTPTPEPMDFDLLLDLTIPVSILPLLRNSLNSISFPFTLNQSLQVLDIQFTTACFPNSTGGLQCTCEDQFAWPCDKCDVYGACSNVTRPTCECINGRPSDGEYCEPITSINPCPTPTPVRTTTNTTTMPNTTMPVTTTTMPNTTTMPNTTTMPVTTTTMPNTTTMPNTTTMPVTTTTMPNTTTMPNTTTMPNTTTMPVTTTTMMPVTTTIMPVTTTTMMPVTTTINELSFVLDIDFDESFNEESNDVFINANRAIQTQCRTPQSSCQLSGFRSGSTIGDYTIRGASLSDTELQAIQTGIFLDLSETYPIIFDSQSSLKLEPTTVISQQEATVTCGPPPANLNLGTNWTAEWRFNNNPISSNEDLYEFSKVNEEAVLTLKRFFGTDIGQYECRLKSGQKIFRERSNKNFTLQEQPLIRLTPLSRQIHCQDMASVEVKLECSVNEPYTVVLRNSTKVLGTGNSISYSFLIPICEKTEHTFTCQVIGRQELKQSTLEITTGAPDCNNDVFGTGNLGQMAFGSCERDEVGERKGVCQEDGLWKEVENNCTLRPVQELLLQSELLNANSLPGFLDTLSDVTVNFTEEVVKSPTNINAIVDILSNVANTPLPINSDLAKDILLTAGVLTTNGSRGTWESLNNGSRNESQTRRSSTFLQSLENITRRITDVSLAIDTPYILLNKTTFTDSFNASFNSSVTIVISEPGEGEKNITVMTFASMHNVLPARDEANSSRFDINGRVVLVQTSIGNIPINNISFTFNLNNTSLVNPQCVFWNFSLFDDRGGWDNEGCMPVEIKNGSVTCNCNHLTSFSILMSPFVNCEVCSLITFIGVGISMASLVICLIIEAVIWRKIRRNTTSYLRHVSIVNIAVSLLIADIWFIIGASISEAPGDNRDACSAATFFIHFFYLAMFFWMLASALLLLYRTVSVFDGGLSKRSMLAIGFSIGYGGPIIIAVITIAATAPSETYTQGKFCWLNFKESLAIIAFVLPALTIVLFHLIILIVVLFKMLRRRAVADSAQAGQRNVLLVIARTLAVLTPLFGLTWGLGIGTLADPENQGIHIAFSFFNSLQGFFILVFGLLLDKKVRSEIAIKSQISGSGTTSTSAGNSSSAFGFLRLWRRGRDGYNISSNDSNVTQSLNPS is encoded by the exons ATGGGGTTGCCAAAGGCTGCAGCATGCGTAGCTGTTCTCCTGGTTATATACTACAGTCTGGATAATCAG GAAGTGATGGAAACAAAAGCATCATATAATCATTCCAGAGGCAAAAGACAGG TGTCAGCAACACAACCGTCAGCTACAACAATTAACG TACCAATGGATTTTGATTTATTGCTTGATTTGACCATCCCAGTCTCCATTTTGCCACTACTGAGGAACAGTCTGAATAGCATCTCGTTCCCCTTCACGCTCAATCAGTCTCTACAAGTATTGGATATTCAGTTCACCACAG CGTGCTTTCCAAACTCCACCGGAGGCCTGCAGTGTACGTGTGAGGATCAGTTTGCTTGGCCGTGTGACAAGTGTGACGTCTACGGTGCATGCAGTAATGTCACCGGACCAACCTGTGAGTGCATCAATGGACGTCCTTCTGACGGAGAGTACTGTGAACCAATCACAA GTATTAATCCATGTCCCACTCCAACTCCTG TGATAACTACGACAACAGCAatgatgacaacaacaaaag AACCAATGGATTTTGATTTATTGCTTGATTTGACCATCCCAGTCTCCATTTTGCCACTACTGAGGAACAGTCTGAATAGCATCTCGTTCCCCTTCACGCTCAATCAGTCTCTACAAGTATTGGATATTCAGTTCACCACAG CGTGCTTTCCAAACTCCACCGGAGGCCTGCAGTGTACGTGTGAGGATCAGTTTGCTTGGCCGTGTGACAAGTGTGACGTCTACGGTGCATGCAGTAATGTCACCGGACCAACCTGTGAGTGCATCAATGGACGTCCTTCTGACGGAGAGTACTGTGAACCAATCACAA GTATTAATCCATGTCCCACTCCAACTCCTG AACCAATGGATTTTGATTTATTGCTTGATTTGACCATCCCAGTCTCCATTTTGCCACTACTGAGGAACAGTCTGAATAGCATCTCGTTCCCCTTCACGCTCAATCAGTCTCTACAAGTATTGGATATTCAGTTCACCACAG CGTGCTTTCCAAACTCCACCGGAGGCCTGCAGTGTACGTGTGAGGATCAGTTTGCTTGGCCGTGTGACAAGTGTGACGTCTACGGTGCATGCAGTAATGTCACCAGACCAACCTGTGAGTGCATCAATGGACGTCCTTCTGACGGAGAGTACTGTGAACCAATCACAA GCATCAATCCGTGTCCCACTCCAACTCCAG TgaggacaacaacaaacacaacaacaatgccaaacacaacaatgccagtgaccacaacaacaatgccaaacacaacaacaatgccaaacacaacaacaatgccagtgaccacaacaacaatgccaaacacaacaacaatgccaaacacaacaacaatgccagtgaccacaacaacaatgccaaacacaacaacaatgccaaacacaacaacaatgccaaacacaacaacaatgccagtgaccacaacaacaatgatGCCAGTGACCACAACAATAATGCCagtgaccacaacaacaatgatGCCAGTGACCACAACAATAAATG AACTTTCCTTTGTCCTGGATATAGACTTTGACGAATCCTTCAATGAAGAATCAAATGATGTTTTCATCAATGCAAACAGAGCT ATTCAAACACAATGTCGGACTCCACAATCATCTTGTCAGTTAAGTGGATTCAG GTCAGGAAGCACCATCGGAGATTATACCATAAGAGGAGCTTCATTATCAGACACAGAGCTTCAAGCTATACAAACAGGGATATTTCTAGACCTGTCGGAAACCTACCCTATAATATTTGACA GTCAGTCATCCTTAAAGTTGGAACCGACTACAGTTATCTCACAGCAAGAGGCAACTGTGACATGTGGTCCTCCTCCAGCTAATCTCAATTTAGGAACCAACTGGACAGCAGAGTGGAGGTTTAACAACAATCCAATAAGCAGCAATGAAGACCTCTATGAATTTTCAAAAGTGAATGAAGAAGCAGTGTTAACTCTGAAAAGATTCTTTGGTACAGACATTG GTCAATATGAATGTAGGCTGAAGTCTGGCCAGAAAATCTTCAGAGAGAGATCCAATAAAAACTTCACACTCCAAGAGCAACCTCTGATACGACTGACGCCGCTCAGCAGACAAATCCATTGTCAGGACATGGCAAGTGTAGAAGTGAAACTAGAGTGCTCTGTCAACGAACCCTACACTGTTGTGTTAAGAAACTCGACTAAAG TCTTAGGCACAGGTAATTCTATCAGCTACTCGTTTCTCATCCCCATCTGTGAAAAAACGGAACATACATTCACCTGTCAAGTGATAGGCCGCCAAGAATTAAAACAAAGTACACTGGAGATAACTACAGGAG CTCCTGATTGTAACAATGATGTATTTGGTACTGGAAATCTTGGCCAGATGGCCTTCGGTTCCTGTGAACGTGACGAGgtgggagagaggaaaggagttTGTCAGGAAGATGGATTGTGGAAAGAAGTTGAAAACAACTGTACCCTACGACCGGTTCAGGAGCTGCTCCTGCAGTCTGAG TTGTTGAATGCCAATTCACTGCCAGGTTTCTTGGACACACTCAGCGATGTCACCGTCAACTTCACTGAGGAAGTGGTTAAATCTCCCACAAACATAAATGCCATTGTTGATATACTCAGCAATGTTGCAAATACACCCCTACCTATTAATAGTGACTTAGCAAAG GATATCCTTCTCACTGCAGGTGTCCTCACCACAAATGGTTCAAGGGGAACCTGGGAGTCCCTGAACAATGGCTCAAGAAATGAGTCACAGACAAGAAGAAGCTCCACATTCTTGCAGTCACTGGAGAATATAACACGTCGCATTACTGATGTCTCTTTAGCAATTGACACACCTTATATTCTCTTAAACAAAACTACATTCACAGACTCTTTCAATGCCAGCTTTAATTCTTCAGTGACGATAGTTATATCAGAACCTGGTGAAGGAGAGAAGAATATCACTGTGATGACATTTGCTTCAATGCATAACGTTCTCCCCGCGAGAGACGAAGCAAATTCCTCCAGATTTGACATCAATGGGAGAGTCGTTCTTGTTCAGACCAGCATTGGAAACATCCCCATTAATAATATTTCCTTTACATTTAACCTCAATAACACTTCACTGGTGAACCCACAGTGTGTATTCTGGAACTTCAGCCTCTTTGATGATCGCGGGGGATGGGACAACGAAGGCTGTATGCCTGtagaaattaaaaatggaaGCGTCACCTGCAACTGCAACCACCTGACCTCCTTCTCCATCCTTATGTCGCCCTTCGTTAACTGCGAAGTGTGTTCTCTGATAACATTTATTGGAGTTGGCATATCCATGGCCTCCTTGGTCATATGCCTAATAATTGAGGCTGTCATATGGAGAAAGATTAGAAGGAACACCACATCTTACCTGCGCCATGTCTCCATTGTTAACATTGCCGTGTCTCTCCTGATTGCAGACATTTGGTTTATCATAGGGGCTTCTATTTCAGAAGCACCGGGTGATAACCGTGACGCATGCTCTGCAGCTACatttttcatccattttttCTACCTAGCCATGTTCTTCTGGATGTTAGCCTCAGCCCTTCTGTTGCTTTACCGCACAGTCAGTGTCTTTGATGGAGGTTTGTCCAAAAGATCTATGCTGGCTATTGGATTCTCTATAGGCTACGGAGGGCCTATTATCATCGCGGTCATAACTATAGCTGCCACTGCACCCAGTGAAACGTACACACAAGGTAAATTCTGCTGGCTCAACTTTAAAGAGTCCCTCGCCATAATAGCCTTTGTGTTGCCTGCTCTGACGATAGTGCTGTTTCACCTCATCATCTTGATTGTGGTATTATTCAAAATGCTGAGGAGAAGGGCAGTGGCAGATTCTGCCCAAGCAGGTCAGAGGAATGTTTTATTGGTTATTGCAAGGACCCTGGCTGTCCTCACACCATTATTTGGATTAACTTGGGGTCTGGGAATTGGAACCCTGGCCGACCCAGAAAATCAAGGCATCCACATTGCTTTTTCATTCTTCAATTCACTGCAG GGTTTCTTCATATTGGTGTTTGGACTGCTGCTGGACAAAAAG GTGCGGTCAGAAATAGCAATAAAGTCACAGATATCCGGAAGTGGCACCACG AGCACCAGTGCTGGAAACTCATCGAGTGCATTTGGATTTCTCCGGCTCTGGAGACGAGGAAGAG atggTTACAACATCTCATCCAACGACTCTAATGTGACTCAGTCTCTCAACCCTTCATAA
- the LOC132984434 gene encoding adhesion G protein-coupled receptor F5-like isoform X1, which produces MGLPKAAACVAVLLVIYYSLDNQEVMETKASYNHSRGKRQVSATQPSATTINVPMDFDLLLDLTIPVSILPLLRNSLNSISFPFTLNQSLQVLDIQFTTACFPNSTGGLQCTCEDQFAWPCDKCDVYGACSNVTGPTCECINGRPSDGEYCEPITSINPCPTPTPVITTTTAMMTTTKEPMDFDLLLDLTIPVSILPLLRNSLNSISFPFTLNQSLQVLDIQFTTACFPNSTGGLQCTCEDQFAWPCDKCDVYGACSNVTGPTCECINGRPSDGEYCEPITSINPCPTPTPEPMDFDLLLDLTIPVSILPLLRNSLNSISFPFTLNQSLQVLDIQFTTACFPNSTGGLQCTCEDQFAWPCDKCDVYGACSNVTRPTCECINGRPSDGEYCEPITSINPCPTPTPEMLTSTVRTTTNTTTMPNTTMPVTTTTMPNTTTMPNTTTMPVTTTTMPNTTTMPNTTTMPVTTTTMPNTTTMPNTTTMPNTTTMPVTTTTMMPVTTTIMPVTTTTMMPVTTTINELSFVLDIDFDESFNEESNDVFINANRAIQTQCRTPQSSCQLSGFRSGSTIGDYTIRGASLSDTELQAIQTGIFLDLSETYPIIFDSQSSLKLEPTTVISQQEATVTCGPPPANLNLGTNWTAEWRFNNNPISSNEDLYEFSKVNEEAVLTLKRFFGTDIGQYECRLKSGQKIFRERSNKNFTLQEQPLIRLTPLSRQIHCQDMASVEVKLECSVNEPYTVVLRNSTKVLGTGNSISYSFLIPICEKTEHTFTCQVIGRQELKQSTLEITTGAPDCNNDVFGTGNLGQMAFGSCERDEVGERKGVCQEDGLWKEVENNCTLRPVQELLLQSELLNANSLPGFLDTLSDVTVNFTEEVVKSPTNINAIVDILSNVANTPLPINSDLAKDILLTAGVLTTNGSRGTWESLNNGSRNESQTRRSSTFLQSLENITRRITDVSLAIDTPYILLNKTTFTDSFNASFNSSVTIVISEPGEGEKNITVMTFASMHNVLPARDEANSSRFDINGRVVLVQTSIGNIPINNISFTFNLNNTSLVNPQCVFWNFSLFDDRGGWDNEGCMPVEIKNGSVTCNCNHLTSFSILMSPFVNCEVCSLITFIGVGISMASLVICLIIEAVIWRKIRRNTTSYLRHVSIVNIAVSLLIADIWFIIGASISEAPGDNRDACSAATFFIHFFYLAMFFWMLASALLLLYRTVSVFDGGLSKRSMLAIGFSIGYGGPIIIAVITIAATAPSETYTQGKFCWLNFKESLAIIAFVLPALTIVLFHLIILIVVLFKMLRRRAVADSAQAGQRNVLLVIARTLAVLTPLFGLTWGLGIGTLADPENQGIHIAFSFFNSLQGFFILVFGLLLDKKVRSEIAIKSQISGSGTTSTSAGNSSSAFGFLRLWRRGRDGYNISSNDSNVTQSLNPS; this is translated from the exons ATGGGGTTGCCAAAGGCTGCAGCATGCGTAGCTGTTCTCCTGGTTATATACTACAGTCTGGATAATCAG GAAGTGATGGAAACAAAAGCATCATATAATCATTCCAGAGGCAAAAGACAGG TGTCAGCAACACAACCGTCAGCTACAACAATTAACG TACCAATGGATTTTGATTTATTGCTTGATTTGACCATCCCAGTCTCCATTTTGCCACTACTGAGGAACAGTCTGAATAGCATCTCGTTCCCCTTCACGCTCAATCAGTCTCTACAAGTATTGGATATTCAGTTCACCACAG CGTGCTTTCCAAACTCCACCGGAGGCCTGCAGTGTACGTGTGAGGATCAGTTTGCTTGGCCGTGTGACAAGTGTGACGTCTACGGTGCATGCAGTAATGTCACCGGACCAACCTGTGAGTGCATCAATGGACGTCCTTCTGACGGAGAGTACTGTGAACCAATCACAA GTATTAATCCATGTCCCACTCCAACTCCTG TGATAACTACGACAACAGCAatgatgacaacaacaaaag AACCAATGGATTTTGATTTATTGCTTGATTTGACCATCCCAGTCTCCATTTTGCCACTACTGAGGAACAGTCTGAATAGCATCTCGTTCCCCTTCACGCTCAATCAGTCTCTACAAGTATTGGATATTCAGTTCACCACAG CGTGCTTTCCAAACTCCACCGGAGGCCTGCAGTGTACGTGTGAGGATCAGTTTGCTTGGCCGTGTGACAAGTGTGACGTCTACGGTGCATGCAGTAATGTCACCGGACCAACCTGTGAGTGCATCAATGGACGTCCTTCTGACGGAGAGTACTGTGAACCAATCACAA GTATTAATCCATGTCCCACTCCAACTCCTG AACCAATGGATTTTGATTTATTGCTTGATTTGACCATCCCAGTCTCCATTTTGCCACTACTGAGGAACAGTCTGAATAGCATCTCGTTCCCCTTCACGCTCAATCAGTCTCTACAAGTATTGGATATTCAGTTCACCACAG CGTGCTTTCCAAACTCCACCGGAGGCCTGCAGTGTACGTGTGAGGATCAGTTTGCTTGGCCGTGTGACAAGTGTGACGTCTACGGTGCATGCAGTAATGTCACCAGACCAACCTGTGAGTGCATCAATGGACGTCCTTCTGACGGAGAGTACTGTGAACCAATCACAA GCATCAATCCGTGTCCCACTCCAACTCCAG AGATGTTAACATCAACAGTgaggacaacaacaaacacaacaacaatgccaaacacaacaatgccagtgaccacaacaacaatgccaaacacaacaacaatgccaaacacaacaacaatgccagtgaccacaacaacaatgccaaacacaacaacaatgccaaacacaacaacaatgccagtgaccacaacaacaatgccaaacacaacaacaatgccaaacacaacaacaatgccaaacacaacaacaatgccagtgaccacaacaacaatgatGCCAGTGACCACAACAATAATGCCagtgaccacaacaacaatgatGCCAGTGACCACAACAATAAATG AACTTTCCTTTGTCCTGGATATAGACTTTGACGAATCCTTCAATGAAGAATCAAATGATGTTTTCATCAATGCAAACAGAGCT ATTCAAACACAATGTCGGACTCCACAATCATCTTGTCAGTTAAGTGGATTCAG GTCAGGAAGCACCATCGGAGATTATACCATAAGAGGAGCTTCATTATCAGACACAGAGCTTCAAGCTATACAAACAGGGATATTTCTAGACCTGTCGGAAACCTACCCTATAATATTTGACA GTCAGTCATCCTTAAAGTTGGAACCGACTACAGTTATCTCACAGCAAGAGGCAACTGTGACATGTGGTCCTCCTCCAGCTAATCTCAATTTAGGAACCAACTGGACAGCAGAGTGGAGGTTTAACAACAATCCAATAAGCAGCAATGAAGACCTCTATGAATTTTCAAAAGTGAATGAAGAAGCAGTGTTAACTCTGAAAAGATTCTTTGGTACAGACATTG GTCAATATGAATGTAGGCTGAAGTCTGGCCAGAAAATCTTCAGAGAGAGATCCAATAAAAACTTCACACTCCAAGAGCAACCTCTGATACGACTGACGCCGCTCAGCAGACAAATCCATTGTCAGGACATGGCAAGTGTAGAAGTGAAACTAGAGTGCTCTGTCAACGAACCCTACACTGTTGTGTTAAGAAACTCGACTAAAG TCTTAGGCACAGGTAATTCTATCAGCTACTCGTTTCTCATCCCCATCTGTGAAAAAACGGAACATACATTCACCTGTCAAGTGATAGGCCGCCAAGAATTAAAACAAAGTACACTGGAGATAACTACAGGAG CTCCTGATTGTAACAATGATGTATTTGGTACTGGAAATCTTGGCCAGATGGCCTTCGGTTCCTGTGAACGTGACGAGgtgggagagaggaaaggagttTGTCAGGAAGATGGATTGTGGAAAGAAGTTGAAAACAACTGTACCCTACGACCGGTTCAGGAGCTGCTCCTGCAGTCTGAG TTGTTGAATGCCAATTCACTGCCAGGTTTCTTGGACACACTCAGCGATGTCACCGTCAACTTCACTGAGGAAGTGGTTAAATCTCCCACAAACATAAATGCCATTGTTGATATACTCAGCAATGTTGCAAATACACCCCTACCTATTAATAGTGACTTAGCAAAG GATATCCTTCTCACTGCAGGTGTCCTCACCACAAATGGTTCAAGGGGAACCTGGGAGTCCCTGAACAATGGCTCAAGAAATGAGTCACAGACAAGAAGAAGCTCCACATTCTTGCAGTCACTGGAGAATATAACACGTCGCATTACTGATGTCTCTTTAGCAATTGACACACCTTATATTCTCTTAAACAAAACTACATTCACAGACTCTTTCAATGCCAGCTTTAATTCTTCAGTGACGATAGTTATATCAGAACCTGGTGAAGGAGAGAAGAATATCACTGTGATGACATTTGCTTCAATGCATAACGTTCTCCCCGCGAGAGACGAAGCAAATTCCTCCAGATTTGACATCAATGGGAGAGTCGTTCTTGTTCAGACCAGCATTGGAAACATCCCCATTAATAATATTTCCTTTACATTTAACCTCAATAACACTTCACTGGTGAACCCACAGTGTGTATTCTGGAACTTCAGCCTCTTTGATGATCGCGGGGGATGGGACAACGAAGGCTGTATGCCTGtagaaattaaaaatggaaGCGTCACCTGCAACTGCAACCACCTGACCTCCTTCTCCATCCTTATGTCGCCCTTCGTTAACTGCGAAGTGTGTTCTCTGATAACATTTATTGGAGTTGGCATATCCATGGCCTCCTTGGTCATATGCCTAATAATTGAGGCTGTCATATGGAGAAAGATTAGAAGGAACACCACATCTTACCTGCGCCATGTCTCCATTGTTAACATTGCCGTGTCTCTCCTGATTGCAGACATTTGGTTTATCATAGGGGCTTCTATTTCAGAAGCACCGGGTGATAACCGTGACGCATGCTCTGCAGCTACatttttcatccattttttCTACCTAGCCATGTTCTTCTGGATGTTAGCCTCAGCCCTTCTGTTGCTTTACCGCACAGTCAGTGTCTTTGATGGAGGTTTGTCCAAAAGATCTATGCTGGCTATTGGATTCTCTATAGGCTACGGAGGGCCTATTATCATCGCGGTCATAACTATAGCTGCCACTGCACCCAGTGAAACGTACACACAAGGTAAATTCTGCTGGCTCAACTTTAAAGAGTCCCTCGCCATAATAGCCTTTGTGTTGCCTGCTCTGACGATAGTGCTGTTTCACCTCATCATCTTGATTGTGGTATTATTCAAAATGCTGAGGAGAAGGGCAGTGGCAGATTCTGCCCAAGCAGGTCAGAGGAATGTTTTATTGGTTATTGCAAGGACCCTGGCTGTCCTCACACCATTATTTGGATTAACTTGGGGTCTGGGAATTGGAACCCTGGCCGACCCAGAAAATCAAGGCATCCACATTGCTTTTTCATTCTTCAATTCACTGCAG GGTTTCTTCATATTGGTGTTTGGACTGCTGCTGGACAAAAAG GTGCGGTCAGAAATAGCAATAAAGTCACAGATATCCGGAAGTGGCACCACG AGCACCAGTGCTGGAAACTCATCGAGTGCATTTGGATTTCTCCGGCTCTGGAGACGAGGAAGAG atggTTACAACATCTCATCCAACGACTCTAATGTGACTCAGTCTCTCAACCCTTCATAA